The Prunus persica cultivar Lovell chromosome G7, Prunus_persica_NCBIv2, whole genome shotgun sequence genome has a segment encoding these proteins:
- the LOC18770157 gene encoding putative SWI/SNF-related matrix-associated actin-dependent regulator of chromatin subfamily A member 3-like 1, giving the protein MEDEDPVKLYMNLDNWQGPPTEPDEFRPSSEDYQSLSSSSDTRLLGFVIADIVGIQWYLGTISGQEMVVLVREPLNFQDSNAIKVFNTTTVQVGHIERRVATALAPLIDSSLIAVEGIVLNTRAEGNGPKITCQVNIFARFEDFTSVKSAISQSGLHLVVKEKKAERAGKSVDEIFKLVDENANKNGVLKALEPPAEVIKTELFVHQKKGLGWLVHRERSDELPPFWEEKGGSFVNALTHFSTHKRPEPLRGGIFADEMGLGKTLTLLSLIAFDKYGSGIVDVSMLDDNEMGEDKGLSSSVGKKGKRGRPSEKSTGLRKQHKTENTIVEGKYVSANDKSSHDISRTTLIVCPSSVLSTWQTQLEEHTRLNWCKYYGLRTKDAEELKKFDIVLTTYGVLSNENPSRTSPVDLIEWWRVILDEAQMIKNENAQQSEAVTKLKAKRRWAVTGTPIQNGSFDLFSLMAFLRFDPFSIKSCWQSLVQRPLADGNPKGLSRLQVLMATISLRRTKDKLRIGLPSKTVDICYVEFSAEERKLYDEMEEEAKSVVQNYTSADSVMRKYSTVLSIILQLRQICTDSALCPSGLRSLHIEDVTKNPELLKKMLEVLQDGEDLDCPICIDSPIDVVITCCAHIFCKACILKSFERTKRRSCPLCRGPVSESELYSAPQTPSESGNMVSSKTTVSSKGSSLLNLLVESRDQNPLTKSVVFSQFPKMLIYLEEHLKAIGFKTLRLDSSMAADRRARVIRDFMVTGQDVPTILLASLRASGMGINLTAASRVYLLDPWWNPAVEEQAMDHVHRMGQKEDVKIVRLIARNSIEERILKLQEKKKKLENESLGRRTAKGRRDINFDDLQVLIPL; this is encoded by the exons ATGGAAGACGAAGATCCCGTGAAGCTCTATATGAACCTCGATAACTGGCAAGGCCCTCCAACAGAGCCAGATGAATTTCGTCCCTCCTCGGAAGACTAtcagtctctctcttcttcttccgaTACCCGCTTGCTTGGCTTCGTCATCGCCGACATAGTTGGAATTCAATGGTATTTAGGCACCATCAGTGGCCAAGAAATGGTGGTTCTTGTCCGCGAACCCCTTAATTTTCAAGATTCCAACGCCATCAAAGTTTTCAATACCACCACCGTTCAAGTGGGTCACATTGAACGCCGCGTGGCGACCGCACTAGCGCCGTTGATTGACTCGAGTTTGATTGCGGTGGAGGGCATTGTTCTCAATACGCGAGCTGAGGGCAATGGGCCCAAGATTACTTGCCAAGTTAACATCTTTGCAAGATTTGAAGATTTTACCTCTGTGAAGTCGGCAATTTCGCAATCTGGGTTACATTTGGTGGTCAAGGAGAAGAAGGCGGAGAGGGCAGGCAAGAGCGTGGATGAGATTTTCAAGTTGGTGGATGAGAACGCAAACAAGAATGGTGTTTTGAAAGCATTGGAACCCCCAGCAGAAGTGATCAAAACGGAGCTTTTTGTGCACCAAAAAAAAGGGTTGGGATGGTTGGTTCATAGAGAGAGGTCTGATGAGCTGCCTCCTTTTTGGGAAGAGAAAGGTGGGTCTTTTGTGAATGCGTTGACCCATTTCAGCACCCATAAGCGACCGGAGCCTCTAAGAGGTGGGATTTTCGCGGACGAGATGGGATTGGGTAAGACCTTAACTTTGCTTTCTTTGATTGCGTTTGATAAATATGGTAGCGGCATTGTTGATGTAAGCATGCTAGATGATAACGAAATGGGTGAGGATAAGGGGTTGTCTTCTTCTGTTGGTAAGAAGGGCAAGAGAGGTAGACCAAGTGAAAAAAGCACGGGCTTGcgaaaacaacataaaactGAGAATACCATTGTGGAAGGCAAATATGTGAGTGCAAATGATAAGTCTTCGCATGATATCAGTCGGACGACATTAATTGTGTGCCCTTCTTCTGTACTTTCAACTTGGCAAACACAGTTAGAAGAACACACTAGGTTGAATTGGTGCAAGTATTATGGCCTACGGACTAAAGATGCTGAGGAGCTTAAGAAGTTTGATATAGTGTTGACAACATATGGTGTTTTGTCTAATGAAAATCCTTCCAGAACATCCCCTGTAGACCTGATTGAGTGGTGGCGGGTGATTTTGGATGAGGCACAGATGATTAAGAATGAGAATGCTCAACAAAGTGAAGCTGTCACTAAGTTGAAGGCTAAGAGAAGGTGGGCTGTTACGGGAACACCAATCCAGAATGGctcttttgatttgttttctttgatggCTTTCTTGCGGTTTGACCCTTTTTCAATTAAGAGCTGCTGGCAAAGCTTGGTGCAGCGCCCGCTTGCTGATGGCAACCCAAAGGGGCTCTCACGGCTGCAG GTTTTAATGGCAACCATCTCTTTGCGAAGAACAAAGGACAAGTTACGGATTGGATTGCCATCTAAAACTGTAGACATTTGTTACGTGGAATTCTCTGCTGAAGAACGTAAACTGTATGATGAgatggaagaagaagcaaagagTGTTGTGCAGAATTACACTAGTGCTGATAGTGTAATGCGCAAATATTCTACTGTTCTTAGCATAATCTTACAACTTCGCCAGATCTGTACTGATTCGGCCTTGTGCCCTTCTGGTCTCAGATCACTTCATATTGAAG ATGTAACCAAGAACCCAGAGCTGCTGAAAAAAATGCTTGAGGTGCTGCAAGATGGTGAAGATTTGGACTGTCCGATTTGCATTGATTCACCAATTGATGTTGTGATCACTTGTTGTGCTCACATTTTTTGCAAAGCTTGTATTCTGAAAAGCTTTGAGCGCACAAAACGTCGCAGCTGCCCCCTTTGTCGGGGTCCTGTATCAGAGTCTGAACTGTACTCAGCCCCTCAAACACCTTCTGAAAGTGGCAACATGGTATCCTCTAAAACAACCGTGTCTTCAAAAGGATCTTCTCTGTTGAATCTTCTCGTTGAATCAAGGGATCAAAACCCACTTACAAAATCAGTAGTGTTTTCCCAATTTCCAAAGATGCTGATATATCTTGAAGAGCACCTAAAAGCAATTGGTTTTAAGACTTTGCGCTTAGATAGCTCTATGGCTGCAGATAGAAGGGCTCGAGTAATCAGAGACTTTATGGTCACGGGACAAGATGTGCCCACAATTTTGCTTGCAAGCCTTAGGGCTTCAGGAATGGGTATAAACCTCACAGCTGCAAGTAGAGTGTATTTGTTGGACCCATGGTGGAACCCTGCAGTTGAGGAACAGGCAATGGATCATGTTCACCGTATGGGGCAGAAGGAGGATGTGAAGATTGTCAGGTTGATTGCTCGAAACAGCATTGAAGAGAGGATTTTAAAGTTgcaggagaaaaagaagaaacttgAAAATGAATCTTTGGGAAGGAGGACCGCAAAGGGTCGAAGGGACATAAATTTTGATGATCTTCAGGTTCTCATTCCCTTGTGA